One Nostoc sp. UHCC 0302 DNA window includes the following coding sequences:
- the dtd gene encoding D-aminoacyl-tRNA deacylase, with translation MRVIIQRVKSSQVIVNGEVVGKIGRGLNLLVGIADTDTDIELDWMVRKCLELRLFPGEEGGDRWQKSVQEIGGELLVVSQFTLYGDCRKGRRPSFDRSATPQLAEDLYDRFVTKLQTSGLVIETGKFGAMMQVTIENDGPVTLLLEREAI, from the coding sequence ATGCGCGTTATCATCCAGCGAGTCAAATCATCTCAAGTCATCGTGAATGGTGAAGTTGTCGGTAAAATTGGGCGGGGGCTAAACTTGCTTGTAGGCATTGCTGATACCGATACTGATATTGAACTCGACTGGATGGTACGTAAATGTTTGGAATTGCGCCTATTTCCTGGTGAAGAAGGGGGCGACAGATGGCAAAAATCCGTGCAAGAAATCGGCGGTGAATTATTAGTAGTCAGTCAGTTTACGCTTTACGGGGACTGCCGTAAAGGTCGCCGCCCCTCTTTTGACCGTTCAGCTACGCCTCAATTAGCAGAAGATTTATATGACCGTTTTGTAACTAAGTTACAAACTAGCGGGTTAGTGATAGAAACTGGTAAATTTGGTGCAATGATGCAAGTCACTATTGAAAATGATGGGCCTGTAACTTTATTACTTGAGCGAGAAGCAATTTAA
- the psb28 gene encoding photosystem II reaction center protein Psb28: protein MAKIQFSRGIDEEVVPEVRLTRSKDGNDGTATFIFENPRALDQDKTDDITGMYLIDEEGEIITREVKAIFVNGRPEKIQALYLMKSKEEWERFIRFMERYAEENDLGFSKS from the coding sequence ATGGCGAAAATCCAGTTTTCTAGAGGGATCGACGAAGAAGTAGTTCCAGAGGTGCGTTTGACGCGCTCAAAAGATGGCAACGATGGCACGGCAACATTTATTTTTGAAAATCCCAGGGCTTTAGATCAAGATAAAACTGATGACATCACCGGGATGTACCTAATTGATGAAGAAGGCGAAATCATTACCCGCGAAGTTAAAGCTATATTTGTCAACGGCAGACCGGAAAAAATACAAGCACTTTACCTGATGAAATCAAAAGAAGAATGGGAGCGTTTTATACGCTTCATGGAACGGTATGCTGAAGAAAACGATTTGGGATTCAGCAAATCTTAA
- a CDS encoding MogA/MoaB family molybdenum cofactor biosynthesis protein: MTSQPHPDSIEITITCAVVTVSDTRTPETDKSGQLIQQLLLAAHHAVGAYTIIKDEPTQIQGQIEQLGQNLNLDAVIFNGGTGIAPRDTTYDAIEKLLEKTLPGFGELFRFLSYQEIGSRAIASRAVAGVYQNKLIFSLPGSSNAVRLAMEKLILPELVHLVSQIRK, encoded by the coding sequence ATGACGTCACAACCTCACCCAGACTCGATTGAAATTACGATAACTTGTGCTGTCGTTACCGTCAGTGATACGCGTACCCCCGAAACAGATAAGAGTGGACAGCTGATTCAGCAATTACTGCTTGCTGCCCATCATGCTGTAGGAGCCTACACAATTATCAAAGATGAACCAACACAGATTCAAGGGCAAATAGAACAGCTGGGTCAAAACTTGAATTTAGACGCTGTGATTTTCAACGGTGGCACAGGTATTGCACCGAGAGATACCACTTACGATGCGATTGAGAAGTTACTAGAGAAAACTTTGCCAGGATTTGGAGAGTTGTTTCGCTTTTTAAGTTATCAAGAAATTGGTTCGCGTGCGATCGCTTCTCGCGCAGTTGCTGGTGTTTATCAAAATAAACTAATCTTCTCGCTTCCAGGTTCAAGTAATGCTGTACGACTGGCGATGGAAAAACTGATTTTACCCGAACTAGTTCATTTGGTAAGTCAGATTCGTAAATAG